The DNA region CTACCAAAAATGCATTGAAAACTAAATAGGAAAAAGAGGCAAAAGTAAAAGTTCGTATCACATTAAAACACAAAGCATAAAAATTTTAATGCTAAGGAAAATTTAGTGCATTCTGTGAAAATCTAACTTGTAGAAGTAATTCTGTAAGCTTTTGTAGTCTGCACATTCTACTACTCTCACCAGACTCACCTTTTTATCAGAGTTGCTGAGTTTGTATTTCACCTCCTTTGCTTTTTGAATAGCTTTCAGCACTTCCACTGTGTCTAGTTCCTTTTCTGTGGTAACAATGTTATCCaaacaaacctaaaaaaaaagttaaaatatctAAAAGTACTGCAAATGAGGcattttccaatttttattaATGGAATAATCAAATATTACCATAGCTCAATGCAAACCATGTGCATCTTTGTAACCATTACACAGAAGCAATTACCACATTAGACCTTGAGCTAACATCACTTTAATGCAAACTCAGCAACATTTAGTAAGTTTAACACCATTTCAGCACAACAGTGTTTCAATATTAACAGCCTGTTACCCAATGAGGCAGGGAAAAATCTCATTTAGATCCGGGAGCACAGCTGAGTAACATCAATAAGGTTTCACTCTCTAAACACCTTCTCCAATGCACTCCAAAAACTCATCAGGTTTTCAGAGCACTTGCACCACTTCCCTTAGCTGGCTGAAGagagggtgaggagcagcactgggctcACCTCTGAGGCCCTGTCTCCAAACTGAGCGAGGACTTTGGTGCGGTAATCAGGGATGATGCTCAGTGGGTTGCTGGATAACATCACTTTCTCCAAGCATGGCAGGCTGCCGATGTTTTTTACCTCATCAATCTGGAAGTATTTGAACAAAAGCATGAATATAGACTGGCAAAATGAAAATGAGCACACAGACTGAGCATTCCTTGCATAGATTACATACATACAACAACCAGGAAAAATCACTACAGCCACTTTTATTTATTCGCAGTTTGATCCACTAAAAGAAATGGCGTCTGATCTAACACACATTTTGACACCACAAGTCAACAGTTACCTGTTCTATTTTGTTGTTGCTCAGGTCCAAGTTGACTAATGAGTACAGTTTGTTAAGACCACACAGCCTTTCCAGCTGATTTCCTGCTAAATTCAGAGTTTTGATGTTTCCCAGTTTTGTGTGAACACCTTCTAGTGATGTAAGTTTGTTGTAGGATAAGTCCAGGTGAACAAGGTTGTACAGATGCTacaacagcacagaaaattcaTGTCATACACCAattaaaactgaacaaaaatgCTATCTTATGGCTGGCTCATTTTATTGTGCAACAGTGTTTTCTGGACACTACATAGCATGAAAGACAAGACCTGAAACTGTTCATTACAAAGGTTAAAGCCTgtagaaatggaatttcctcCACTGCGTTTTTACCAACCCACACATACAGCTGGCAGTGAATGAATTTAGTTAAGAACTAAATGTTGTATGTCAATATTGGCAAAGAAATTAAACTATCCAGAACCAGTTAAGAAATGCATCACTAAAAGAGTACTTCATGTTACAAAGATGCAGCTATTTGGGCGGAAACTACTCTCCATGAAGATGAGCAACAAAATTCTGAAGCATGAAAATCTGTGTTCCAAAGTCTCACCAGCTGGGTAAAAAATTCACCTTCAAATGCATCACTTACCTGTAAATTTTCCACCAGAGACACCCCATTGTGACTCAAATCCAGGAACTCAATCTTTGGAATTAATTtctagaagggaaaaaaaacccacatgtgTTAAATGCACTTTAGTTTTAAGTCAGGCCACACTTCCCTCAGTATCTGCTGACCAGCAGAAGCAATGGAAAGGTGTTATCCAACACAGTCTCTCTTCCCAGCTTCTGGCATTAAGAAAGCATTCTGTGTGACTTGGGGCAAAAAAGAGCTGACTCCTGCTCATAAGAAAACCAGGTTACTCTGAGGTGCACCATTCAATTTTAATCTGAAGCCTGGTTTCTCACTGAAGACAAATAATTTCTCCTAGTTAATCCCCACTAAATATAGGTCAAACTCACTAATGCTGCTTTGGTCTTATCAAACAGAGAAACCAGGGGATTTATGCTACACACAAACCTGGATAAAGACAATAGTACCAAAATCCAGAGTAAGTGCATTACTGATTACACCAGCCAACTACTACAAGGTCACACAAACTTGTAGAAAATGCATTTAACTTAGaaattcttttactttttacttGGGGGTCTCAAACCTTGAACTTGATGCTAAATTCTCACATCAGTGTTTTGCATCTGCTTTATTTTGGTTGTAATCTCAGAATTGATTTGCCTTGACAGGCCAGTTAAGACCTGCACACAGACCTGAAGCATCTTAAATCTACATCACCAAAAAGTTATGAACAAGATAATTATGCTCCAATTCTATGATGTCTGGTTGAGCTACACATGTAACTATTTCCAGCTTCACAAGAGCAGCTCAAGTAAAAAGCTATGTTCATATTTTACCAGTCTCTTGTGatgaatgttaatttttttcttaatagcTGATTTCCAAAACAAAATTCTAAAATACTGGTAAAATACTCCAAAGTTTGTTTTCATGCTTTTCATATTGTTTTGATGTCAAGAAAGCTGCCAGCAAGTCAtagatttttaaatatgcaGGAAACTCCAGCCTTGATAACCACTCCAAAGTTGAGCCATGaggtgttttttctttaaaaaaaaaatttaaaaaaaatctaattggCTCCTACAGCCAAGGCAAACACTAAAAGCATGTTTCAAAAAGTGAGAATTCATGGAAATGCCTACAGAACACAAAATGACAAAACTACTCTCCtttagcaaaggaaatgaagttcTTATAGAACAAAACCTCCTAAGCACTAACTTGGGTAGATAACCAACATAAAGTGCAACTGAAAATTCTCCAGAAAAAGCAGTAGAGCAAATCCAAAATCCTTGCTGTCTATAATGTGCCACAGATAATCAATTTTTtccacaaattaaaaatgcttcttaCCACTGAGTCATCAATTTCAGAGATGCTATTGTGACTCATATCCAAAGTTGTTAAAGTTCTCCAGGTTGGGATAATTGCTGTCACTGGACAACTGGAATCCAGTGCATCCTCTGGCTCCCACTGATCAAACTCAGAGGCTTCAGGCACCAGGATTTCCTATTTAACAGAGGGACACCAACATTTGGCTTACATCTTCAGGGAGAGCTAATGGATTTGGAAACTATCCCAACAATCCCATGTGAGCAAGCATCAAAAGTGTCCCTGTGAAGGGACACATCCAAACACTTCCCTCACTGAAACTTGAGATTCTCTAAGGTTAGAAAACCCTTAGAATTCCATGGTTTTAAAAACAGAACCTGCAATAGGCAGTACAGAAAACTCCATGAACTTCAAAAGGACATTTCCCTGTTGTGCATGCTGGTTTTGCACATGCTTTGAACACTCACCAGAAGGAGGAACTTGCTCTTACCTTCATTGATGTTGCTGAAAACCGAACACTCAGTGTGGCCAGAGCATGTTTTGATGAAGTCAGCCCTTTGATAAGCTTTCCCCCACAATGACtgatctatttaaaaaaaaatcacattacaaAGTCAGAAGTACTAGGACAGACAAATGAGACACAAAAGAGGTAGCTGAAAGCTCCAACAGCAGATTCTACAGCAATCTGCAAAGTAGTTACAGCACTTCCTTAAAATCTCCTGAGATAATCAGGTCAGAAAGACTGACACTTGGCAAAGATAAAGCAAGAAATTAGAGACATAACTAGAGAAAAGTGAAATTCAAACATATATTTAAACAAAGCTTCTCCACTGACTTTCCGCCTGTCCCACATGTTCAAGGTGAAACTACCCAGGTGATTTAAGAGGTCACAGCATTTTTACTGTTACCTAAAAGAGATCTATTTCAAGCTATGACTCTACCTGCAGACACATTCATTTGGGTATCAGATGTCCTTTTTAtcataagaaaaaagaaatgcctAGAAAGTGAGGACACTAATCTAAATGACCTGTAGTCAGCTAATTACACAGACTAAATTTAAGATTACAATGTCTCCTTTTCTGTAGCTCAATTTGAACCAACATTACTGAAAATCTGCTACAGCATCTGTCCAGGTCCTTCTCCGTAGACAGTCACACACATTGTGCAACCATGAGAGCTGACACATTTGCAGGTGTATCAGGAAAACCACAATGAACTGATAGAGACTGAAAAATCTCTGTCATTcttgaaaaaattcttcccagaTTACCACTGCTACTTTTTGGACAGCGCTTACTTTGGGATGAAAGTGTTCATCTAGTGTCAGCCAATCCAAAACCTTTCATGAACATACAATTTCAAAAGTCTTCAAGATCTaaaatcttttttcctcacattcatgctcacagaaaagcagaaaattgatACAATTCCGCACTATCCTCTCTGCTGTGTTAGACTCTCTCACTCTATTGTAGTTTCTTTCCTCTATGAGAATGACAATAAATCACTGAGTTCAGAAATACACTTTGGTTCTCAACCAACAACTGTCAATGAGACAAGAGCATCCACGTACTAGaaaaaatacagcatccaccaaaAGTGCATAGACTGTGTGACAGAATTGGATAGTCTCTCTCTGGAAAGACCTGAAGTAGTCAAGAAGGTATTTCAAAAAATACCCATTGAAAACTGCTAGAGACCCTGGTATTTATATTGCAAGCACAGCAATGAAAAACATCTGTAAATTATCAAGCAAGCAGCACTACACCCAAAAGGGCACTTTCACAAAAAATTTAACGTCAGGGCATTTTCACAAATACTTgacatacttttttttcctaactaaAAGCACTTTGTAATAGGGGATCCTACTATAACCACTTGTTAGTTCTTTCAGGTACTGGAAAGGCACTCAGGTATAAGTTTTGTGTGAATACTGGaaactgcttttttattttgaaaatacacaCAGTGCAAGGTCTTCTAATTTAAACATTGTGTCCTTATTTccaaaacttctgaaaaaacaTTGTTTCACAAATGAAACAGTCCTCCTAAACTCCGcattccccagctccagcagcaaatCAAAGCAGAGAATCACCAGTTCCGAGATAtaggcagcagccctggcattTGCAGAGCACGTAAGAGCAGTATCTCAGCCCTACCTCTATTTGATGAAGTGATTTGAAAATAGACAGATCAAAAGGCAAGAGATGCTCCTGAATGTTACTGGTTCCAAAAGGTCCCCCTGTTCCAGTGACCTGGCATTTAAGACATTAAAGAACTGAGTTAGTGTACACAATCCAACTTGTTCACATTCCAGTCTTACACAGGCAATGGCCCAAGGGCAGTGGCTTGGAAAGACAGCCAAAGTTCCAAGCaatttttcaaatatgaaaTGATTCATGACACTTGCAGGTTAACtcttcaggaaaacaaataCTAGTTGCTCCAGCTAAGTGCACTGAACTTGAAGTGCCACCTTGTGCTTGCATTCTGTAGCACATGGGGCATGCAAAAAGCAGTATCATAAGCAAGGCTGACCAAGGCTCCATTCTTAGctgaaaatcagagaaaagtcACTGAAAACAACTTCCATGAAACCTCTGAACCCTCCAAGTCAGCACTGTCTTTAATTCCACTACAAGGGATGAAGTTCAAGGCATTGACAAGATGGgtttaaagaaaacaagcatTACACTGATACATCAAT from Haemorhous mexicanus isolate bHaeMex1 chromosome 11, bHaeMex1.pri, whole genome shotgun sequence includes:
- the NISCH gene encoding nischarin isoform X3, which encodes MEAAAGGEDGEEPPREARVLGSELVETYTVYIIQVSVGNHQWTVKHRYSDFHDLHEKLVSEKKIDKNLLPPKKIIGKNSKSLVEKRQKELEIYLQTLLLKFPVTAPKVLSHFLHFHLYEINGITAALAEELFHKGEQLLMAGEVFTIRPLQLYAVTQQLLQGKPTCANGDAKTDLGHILDFTCRLKYLKVTGTGGPFGTSNIQEHLLPFDLSIFKSLHQIEISHCGGKLIKGLTSSKHALATLSVRFSATSMKEILVPEASEFDQWEPEDALDSSCPVTAIIPTWRTLTTLDMSHNSISEIDDSVKLIPKIEFLDLSHNGVSLVENLQHLYNLVHLDLSYNKLTSLEGVHTKLGNIKTLNLAGNQLERLCGLNKLYSLVNLDLSNNKIEQIDEVKNIGSLPCLEKVMLSSNPLSIIPDYRTKVLAQFGDRASEVCLDNIVTTEKELDTVEVLKAIQKAKEVKYKLSNSDKKISEDSRLTAASSKSNCSSLTVRPSSPSLPRPVSSSQGNHK
- the NISCH gene encoding nischarin isoform X4, translated to MEAAAGGEDGEEPPREARVLGSELVETYTVYIIQVSVGNHQWTVKHRYSDFHDLHEKLVSEKKIDKNLLPPKKIIGKNSKSLVEKRQKELEIYLQTLLLKFPVTAPKVLSHFLHFHLYEINGITAALAEELFHKGEQLLMAGEVFTIRPLQLYAVTQQLLQGKPTCANGDAKTDLGHILDFTCRLKYLKVTGTGGPFGTSNIQEHLLPFDLSIFKSLHQIEISHCGGKLIKGLTSSKHALATLSVRFSATSMKEILVPEASEFDQWEPEDALDSSCPVTAIIPTWRTLTTLDMSHNSISEIDDSVKLIPKIEFLDLSHNGVSLVENLQHLYNLVHLDLSYNKLTSLEGVHTKLGNIKTLNLAGNQLERLCGLNKLYSLVNLDLSNNKIEQIDEVKNIGSLPCLEKVMLSSNPLSIIPDYRTKVLAQFGDRASEVCLDNIVTTEKELDTVEVLKAIQKAKEVKYKLSNSDKKK